In Anaerolineales bacterium, one DNA window encodes the following:
- a CDS encoding dienelactone hydrolase family protein gives MNIDPLTETLTVPRPQGGTLDAYLAKPAGAGPFPGVVVIHEIFGLNENIRDIARRFANEGYAALAVDLFSAGSRVACMTRIFHGILVRPLSNGVVGELRAALDVLRNRPEVQAKRVGAIGFCMGGSYALQLACVDKDLRAASVFYGQTRVRSTPWLDPVRLSVVTLKRISPPALPASWKSGSKRIRWPATSKSIRMYATPFSMKRVPPTTPKPPLMPGSAPWRFLTRIYKAPDLKE, from the coding sequence ATGAACATTGACCCGCTCACTGAAACCCTGACGGTTCCCCGCCCGCAAGGCGGAACCCTGGACGCCTACCTGGCGAAGCCCGCAGGCGCAGGTCCTTTCCCCGGCGTGGTTGTCATCCACGAAATCTTTGGGCTGAACGAAAATATCCGCGATATTGCCCGGCGTTTCGCCAATGAAGGCTACGCCGCGCTGGCAGTGGATTTATTCAGCGCCGGCAGCCGCGTCGCCTGCATGACGCGCATCTTCCACGGCATCCTCGTCCGCCCGCTGAGCAACGGCGTGGTCGGCGAGTTGCGCGCCGCACTGGATGTTTTACGAAACCGGCCCGAGGTCCAAGCGAAGCGCGTGGGCGCGATCGGTTTCTGCATGGGCGGAAGTTACGCCCTGCAACTGGCTTGCGTGGATAAAGATCTGCGCGCCGCCTCGGTCTTTTATGGACAAACCCGCGTCCGCTCGACGCCCTGGCTGGATCCTGTCCGATTGTCGGTAGTTACCCTGAAAAGGATTTCACCGCCAGCGCTGCCCGCCAGTTGGAAGAGCGGCTCGAAGCGCATCAGGTGGCCCGCGACATCAAAATCTATCCGAATGTACGCCACTCCTTTTTCAATGAAACGGGTCCCGCCTACAACGCCGAAGCCGCCGCTGATGCCTGGAAGCGCACCCTGGCGTTTTTTGACGCGCATCTACAAAGCGCCTGACTTGAAAGAATAG
- a CDS encoding thioredoxin family protein, protein MTDQPASSPRTALPMNASRWKQGLTLPDFVAQMSVDQDIMMRRLETVQLSEEERAAAAALQRPLRVLVMTEDWCTDCLMNLPILARLTEAAPAMETRVFIRSRWPELQAWFAAGGIAAIPVFAVLDEAFQLIGTWVERPKAANERIKRWKEEHPETQAIQQDASLSKEKRKTRLAHIYTGLKIEMETWYAESLQAATVQEIVDILK, encoded by the coding sequence ATGACAGACCAACCTGCCTCTTCTCCTCGAACTGCGCTGCCCATGAATGCCTCACGCTGGAAGCAGGGTCTTACCCTGCCTGATTTCGTTGCGCAGATGAGTGTAGATCAAGACATAATGATGCGCCGCCTTGAGACCGTCCAACTCAGCGAAGAGGAACGCGCGGCCGCGGCCGCGCTTCAGCGCCCCCTCCGCGTTCTGGTGATGACCGAGGATTGGTGCACCGATTGCCTGATGAATCTGCCGATCCTGGCGCGCCTGACGGAGGCAGCTCCCGCCATGGAAACGCGCGTCTTCATTCGCTCACGCTGGCCCGAGCTGCAAGCCTGGTTCGCCGCAGGCGGCATCGCCGCCATCCCCGTCTTCGCCGTTCTGGATGAAGCCTTTCAACTGATCGGGACGTGGGTCGAGCGCCCCAAAGCCGCCAATGAGCGCATCAAACGCTGGAAAGAAGAACATCCAGAGACACAAGCCATTCAACAGGATGCCAGCCTGAGCAAAGAAAAACGCAAGACCCGCCTCGCTCACATCTACACTGGTCTGAAGATCGAGATGGAAACCTGGTATGCCGAAAGTCTGCAAGCCGCCACTGTGCAGGAGATCGTGGACATATTGAAATGA
- a CDS encoding nitroreductase family deazaflavin-dependent oxidoreductase yields MTIYVFLYRRTGGKVGGRLGAMPVLLLTTTGRKTGKKHTVPVMYLSESPNYIITASNNGGEMPPAWWLNLKNSPQATIEIGGVMSLVTTKQADSEEKERLWAQLVEKAPAFEGYQKRTQREIPMVILRPKS; encoded by the coding sequence ATGACGATCTACGTTTTTCTGTACCGTCGAACCGGCGGAAAAGTGGGCGGTCGTCTTGGAGCAATGCCGGTGCTTCTGCTTACCACCACTGGACGTAAGACTGGGAAGAAACATACTGTGCCGGTAATGTACCTCAGTGAGAGTCCCAACTACATTATTACTGCCTCCAACAACGGAGGGGAAATGCCCCCGGCTTGGTGGCTCAATCTGAAAAACAGCCCGCAAGCAACAATCGAAATTGGCGGCGTTATGAGTTTGGTGACAACAAAACAGGCGGATTCGGAGGAGAAAGAACGGTTGTGGGCGCAACTGGTTGAGAAAGCCCCCGCCTTTGAAGGCTACCAGAAGCGCACTCAGCGCGAAATTCCGATGGTGATTTTGCGCCCCAAATCGTAA